In a genomic window of Anaerolineae bacterium:
- a CDS encoding glucose-1-phosphate thymidylyltransferase, with the protein MKGLILSGGKGTRLYPITYTSAKQLVPIANKPVLFRVIEAIVEAGIRDIGIVVGDTAEEVMEAVGDGSRWDCRITYIRQEAPLGLAHAVKISQDFLGDERFVMFLGDNVIQGGISPLIAQFATSDYNCQIVLKRVEHPEQYGVAELKDGRIVRLVEKPRHPKSNLALVGIYMFDHHIFEAVNAITPSWRGELEITDAIQYLIDHGYKVYPHIHEGWWIDTGAPGDLLEANSLVLDEINHTIEGYVDRDSEINGKVTIQKGAEIINSRIRGPAIIGEYSRIVNSYIGPFTSIYHHVLIEDSEIEHSIVLEYSKIIDIPQRIEDSLIGRNVEIRRSPLKPKAYKMTLGDNSRVGIL; encoded by the coding sequence ATGAAAGGGCTGATCCTGAGCGGCGGAAAAGGGACCCGGCTGTATCCCATCACCTATACCAGCGCCAAACAGCTGGTGCCCATCGCCAATAAGCCGGTGCTCTTCCGGGTCATCGAGGCGATTGTGGAGGCCGGCATCCGCGACATCGGCATCGTCGTCGGCGATACCGCCGAAGAAGTCATGGAGGCCGTCGGCGACGGTTCGCGCTGGGACTGCCGCATCACCTATATCCGTCAGGAGGCCCCCCTGGGCCTGGCCCATGCGGTGAAAATCTCCCAGGACTTCCTCGGGGACGAGCGCTTCGTCATGTTCCTGGGGGACAACGTCATCCAGGGCGGCATCTCACCCCTCATCGCGCAGTTCGCCACCTCCGACTACAACTGCCAGATCGTGCTGAAGCGCGTTGAGCATCCCGAGCAGTACGGCGTGGCCGAGCTAAAGGACGGGCGCATCGTGCGCCTGGTGGAAAAGCCGCGCCATCCCAAGTCCAACCTGGCGCTGGTGGGCATTTACATGTTCGACCACCACATCTTTGAGGCGGTGAACGCCATCACCCCCTCCTGGCGCGGGGAGCTGGAAATCACCGATGCCATCCAGTACCTGATTGACCATGGCTATAAGGTCTACCCGCACATCCATGAGGGGTGGTGGATCGACACGGGCGCGCCGGGAGATCTGCTGGAGGCCAACAGCCTGGTGCTGGACGAGATCAACCACACCATTGAGGGGTATGTGGATCGGGATTCGGAGATCAACGGCAAGGTGACCATTCAGAAGGGCGCCGAGATTATCAACAGCAGGATCCGCGGGCCGGCCATCATCGGGGAATACTCGCGCATCGTCAACTCCTACATTGGCCCCTTCACCTCCATCTATCACCATGTGCTCATCGAGGACAGCGAGATCGAGCACTCCATCGTGCTGGAGTACAGCAAGATTATTGATATCCCTCAGCGCATCGAGGACAGCCTGATCGGCCGCAATGTGGAGATCCGGCGTTCGCCGCTGAAGCCCAAGGCCTATAAGATGACGCTGGGAGACAACAGCCGCGTCGGCATCCTGTGA
- a CDS encoding B12-binding domain-containing radical SAM protein encodes MPEKRTRVTLIYPGIAGYGFNSLAHGMEAGWVSHGLAHISSAAKAEGFHVDLIDLRALKGWEEFEAEIAARRPDVIGVTMMSVDFNPANEAIRRAKAILPELVAVVGGPHPTVAVEEVAANPAIDYIVLGEGEITFPWLLNELEAGRRPEDRVLLGQMPDLDALPFPDRELFLEEWRKHGYTLDSPEVPFVEELPPPFLTIIAGRGCMYNCSFCQPAERKIFGRRVRRRSVPNIIRELQELRERYHFASFMFHDDCLTEDREWVIEFCQAYREAGFTQPFFCQSRADIIVKNPDMVKLMAEVGLKGYFIGFESGNDRVLRFLRKGTTRAINLEAARICKRYGVKIWANYMLGIPTETREEVMDTISMLKQIDPDYYSPAFYTPHPGSDLYDYCIEHDLSLITSHDQYRRNPTEMKIKGQDYTFLQWALEESQRRTWYNRLRRWAARTWKRYANPRKIVRKLGRMLGLARGSAQPA; translated from the coding sequence ATGCCTGAGAAACGGACACGGGTCACGCTGATCTACCCGGGCATCGCCGGCTACGGCTTCAACTCCCTGGCCCACGGTATGGAAGCCGGCTGGGTCAGCCACGGCCTGGCGCATATCAGCTCCGCCGCCAAGGCGGAGGGCTTTCACGTGGATTTGATCGACCTGCGCGCCCTGAAGGGGTGGGAGGAGTTCGAGGCGGAGATCGCGGCGCGCCGGCCGGATGTCATCGGCGTCACCATGATGAGCGTAGACTTCAACCCGGCCAACGAGGCCATCCGTCGCGCCAAGGCCATCCTGCCGGAACTGGTCGCCGTGGTGGGCGGACCGCACCCCACCGTGGCCGTAGAGGAGGTCGCCGCCAACCCGGCCATTGACTACATCGTCCTGGGAGAGGGGGAGATCACCTTCCCCTGGCTGTTGAACGAGTTGGAAGCCGGCCGGCGGCCCGAGGACCGCGTCCTGCTGGGCCAGATGCCGGACCTGGACGCCCTGCCCTTCCCGGACCGCGAGCTGTTCCTGGAGGAGTGGCGCAAGCACGGCTACACGTTGGACTCCCCCGAGGTGCCCTTTGTGGAGGAACTGCCGCCGCCCTTCCTGACGATCATCGCCGGCCGCGGCTGTATGTACAACTGCAGCTTCTGCCAGCCGGCGGAGCGCAAGATTTTCGGCCGGCGGGTGCGCCGGCGCTCCGTCCCCAACATCATCCGCGAGCTCCAGGAACTGCGCGAGCGCTACCATTTCGCCAGCTTCATGTTCCACGACGACTGCCTGACCGAGGACCGCGAATGGGTCATCGAATTTTGCCAGGCCTACCGCGAGGCCGGCTTCACCCAGCCCTTCTTCTGCCAGAGCCGGGCCGATATCATCGTGAAAAACCCCGACATGGTCAAGCTGATGGCCGAGGTGGGACTGAAGGGGTACTTCATCGGGTTCGAAAGCGGCAATGACCGGGTCCTGCGCTTCCTGCGCAAAGGCACCACGCGCGCCATCAACCTGGAGGCGGCCCGCATCTGCAAGCGCTACGGCGTCAAAATCTGGGCCAACTACATGCTGGGCATCCCCACCGAAACGCGCGAGGAGGTCATGGACACCATCTCCATGCTGAAGCAAATTGATCCGGACTACTACAGCCCGGCCTTCTACACGCCCCACCCCGGCAGTGACCTGTACGATTACTGCATCGAGCATGATCTCTCGCTCATCACCAGCCACGATCAGTACCGCCGCAACCCGACGGAGATGAAGATCAAGGGCCAGGATTATACCTTCCTGCAGTGGGCGCTGGAGGAATCCCAGCGCCGTACCTGGTACAACCGCCTGCGGCGCTGGGCGGCGCGCACCTGGAAGCGCTATGCCAATCCGCGCAAGATCGTCCGCAAGCTGGGGCGGATGCTGGGATTGGCGCGCGGCTCCGCCCAGCCGGCCTGA